The sequence GTCGACGAGAGCTTTTATGCGGCCGTTGCGGTCCAACGCGCTCGCGCGGGGCTAACGCTCTATGGGCGCTCTGACGGCATTGCCCCACTCAGTCCAGGACCCGTCGTAGTTCCTCACCCGCTCGTAGCCGAGCAGATACTTGAGCACGAACCAAGTGTGAGAAGAGCGCTCCCCTATCCTGCAGTACGCTATCACGTCGTCTCCTGAGCTGAGGTGAGCCTCTCCCTCGTAGATCTCCCTGAGCTCCTCAGCACTCTTGAAGGTGCCATCGTCCCGCACGGCCCTCGCCCACGGTACGTTCGCCGCTCCGGGGATGTGTCCTCCCCTCAACGCTCCCT comes from Rubrobacter calidifluminis and encodes:
- a CDS encoding sulfurtransferase — protein: GALRGGHIPGAANVPWARAVRDDGTFKSAEELREIYEGEAHLSSGDDVIAYCRIGERSSHTWFVLKYLLGYERVRNYDGSWTEWGNAVRAPIER